The Sesamum indicum cultivar Zhongzhi No. 13 linkage group LG2, S_indicum_v1.0, whole genome shotgun sequence genome contains a region encoding:
- the LOC105175041 gene encoding uncharacterized protein LOC105175041 has product MMIHTIPIFQFGPSHLQSHHLHPHLQASTFTTAASTSGNLAALPNPTFHSYGRAAASGGRPNSNWWVLRSNNPTAVASSALELQSASNVVRKFYDGINRRDLASVDDLISLNCIYEDLVFPRPFIGRKAILEFFKQFMDSISTDLQFAIDDISEEDACAVGVTWHLDWKGKPFPFSKGCSFYRLDVVNGQRQIVYGRDCVEPAIKPGETALVIIRGVTWLLQKFPYLADRL; this is encoded by the exons atgatgattcACACAATTCCCATCTTCCAATTTGGcccctcccatctccaatcaCACCACCTCCATCCCCATCTCCAAGCTTCCACCTTTACTACTGCAGCTTCCACTTCCGGTAATCTTGCTGCTCTGCCGAACCCAACATTCCATAGTTATGGGCGTGCTGCTGCCTCTGGGGGTCGCCCAAATAGCAATTGGTGGGTACTTCGGAGTAATAACCCCACGGCGGTTGCTTCCTCTGCGCTGGAGTTACAATCAGCTTCCAACGTCGTCAGAAAATTCTATGACGGAATCAACCGCCGCGATTTGGCCTCAGTGGATGACCTTATTTCCCTCAATTGCATCTACGAGGACCTTGTTTTCCCTCGACCCTTCATCGGCCGCAAG GCAATCCTTGAGTTCTTTAAGCAGTTTATGGATTCCATCAGCACAGATTTGCAGTTTGCTATTGATGATATATCCGAGGAGGATGCCTGTGCTGTGGGGGTAACTTGGCACTTAG ATTGGAAGGGAAAACCTTTTCCTTTCAGCAAAGGATGTAGCTTTTATCGTTTGGATGTAGTGAATGGCCAGAGGCAAATAGT TTATGGAAGAGACTGTGTCGAGCCTGCCATCAAGCCTGGAGAGACGGCTTTG GTAATTATCAGAGGAGTCACTTGGCTGCTGCAGAAATTCCCATATTTGGCTGACCGGTTATAA
- the LOC105175055 gene encoding uncharacterized protein LOC105175055 isoform X2 has protein sequence MSALSNFSCRHCEIRPAFRSAGLFGFTSSINHRLVKYNIRRPFGEVALSHSRGRSMCPSIRMTMVDERLAQTSIVVKPADILAYDLVQGADVRWSYILDKTAPQPPTAVLLHGILGSRKNWGTFARRLAKEFPKWQFLLVDLRCHGDSAYLKKRGPHTVASAARDVLKLLGQLKLTPRVVVGHSFGGKVALSMVDQVAKPLARPVRVWVLDSTPGKVRAGADGXXXISFLSALPKEVSSKRDVMDALVQDGFSKDVAQWVVTNLRQNGVNGASSSNFSWVFDLKGIAEMYQSYEETNLWKLVEDVPRGVHINFLKAERSLHRWALEDLRRIHVAEEQAAEEGGGVEMHVLEDAGHWVHADNPDGLFRILSFSFQGF, from the exons ATGTCGGCGCTCTCCAATTTTTCGTGCCGGCATTGTGAAATTCGACCTGCATTCAGATCAGCTGGTCTGTTCGGTTTCACGTCATCGATCAATCACAGGCTCGTGAAATACAACATCAGAAGGCCGTTTGGCGAG GTAGCTTTGAGTCACTCGAGGGGAAGATCTATGTGTCCAAGTATTCGCATGACAATGGTAGATGAGAGGCTAGCACAAACAAGTATTGTTGTGAAGCCTGCTGACattttg GCTTATGATCTTGTTCAAGGAGCAGAT GTGAGGTGGAGTTACATCTTGGACAAAACAGCGCCGCAGCCTCCAACTGCTGTTCTTTTGCATGGCATTCTAGGTAGCAGGAAAAATTGGG GAACTTTTGCTAGGAGATTGGCCAAAGAGTTCCCTAAATGGCAG TTTCTCCTCGTAGACCTGCGGTGTCATGGTGATTCAGCATATCTAAAGAAGAGAGGGCCTCATACTGTTGCATCAGCTGCTCGTGATGTTTTAAAGCTA CTTGGTCAGCTGAAGTTAACTCCTCGAGTGGTAGTTGGTCACAGCTTTGGTGGTAAAG TTGCATTGAGCATGGTGGATCAGGTTGCAAAACCACTAGCTCGGCCTGTTAGA GTTTGGGTTTTAGATTCTACTCCTGGAAAAGTTCGAGCTGGTGCAGATGGNNNNNNNNNNATCTCTTTCCTGAGTGCATTGCCAAAAGAG GTCTCTTCCAAACGGGATGTGATGGATGCTCTTGTTCAGGATGGCTTCTCAAAAGATGTGGCACag TGGGTGGTAACTAATCTTCGTCAGAATGGGGTTAACGGAGCATCATCGTCAAACTTCTCGTGGGTGTTCGATCTCAAGGGTATTGCAGAGATGTATCAATCATATGAAGAGACAAATCTGTG GAAGCTTGTGGAAGATGTTCCTCGAGGCgtacatattaattttcttaaagcaGAAAGAAGTTTACATAGATGGGCCCTGGAAGACCTTCGCAGGATCCACGTTGCTGAGGAACAAGCTGCTGAAGAGGGAGGGGGAGTTGAAATGCATGTCCTTGAAGATGCTGGCCATTGG GTACATGCAGACAACCCAGATGGGCTTTTTAGAATTCTTTCATTCTCATTCCAAGGATTTTAG
- the LOC105175055 gene encoding uncharacterized protein LOC105175055 isoform X1 gives MSALSNFSCRHCEIRPAFRSAGLFGFTSSINHRLVKYNIRRPFGEPAPIIGISQVALSHSRGRSMCPSIRMTMVDERLAQTSIVVKPADILAYDLVQGADVRWSYILDKTAPQPPTAVLLHGILGSRKNWGTFARRLAKEFPKWQFLLVDLRCHGDSAYLKKRGPHTVASAARDVLKLLGQLKLTPRVVVGHSFGGKVALSMVDQVAKPLARPVRVWVLDSTPGKVRAGADGXXXISFLSALPKEVSSKRDVMDALVQDGFSKDVAQWVVTNLRQNGVNGASSSNFSWVFDLKGIAEMYQSYEETNLWKLVEDVPRGVHINFLKAERSLHRWALEDLRRIHVAEEQAAEEGGGVEMHVLEDAGHWVHADNPDGLFRILSFSFQGF, from the exons ATGTCGGCGCTCTCCAATTTTTCGTGCCGGCATTGTGAAATTCGACCTGCATTCAGATCAGCTGGTCTGTTCGGTTTCACGTCATCGATCAATCACAGGCTCGTGAAATACAACATCAGAAGGCCGTTTGGCGAG CCGGCCCCTATAATCGGCATCTCTCAGGTAGCTTTGAGTCACTCGAGGGGAAGATCTATGTGTCCAAGTATTCGCATGACAATGGTAGATGAGAGGCTAGCACAAACAAGTATTGTTGTGAAGCCTGCTGACattttg GCTTATGATCTTGTTCAAGGAGCAGAT GTGAGGTGGAGTTACATCTTGGACAAAACAGCGCCGCAGCCTCCAACTGCTGTTCTTTTGCATGGCATTCTAGGTAGCAGGAAAAATTGGG GAACTTTTGCTAGGAGATTGGCCAAAGAGTTCCCTAAATGGCAG TTTCTCCTCGTAGACCTGCGGTGTCATGGTGATTCAGCATATCTAAAGAAGAGAGGGCCTCATACTGTTGCATCAGCTGCTCGTGATGTTTTAAAGCTA CTTGGTCAGCTGAAGTTAACTCCTCGAGTGGTAGTTGGTCACAGCTTTGGTGGTAAAG TTGCATTGAGCATGGTGGATCAGGTTGCAAAACCACTAGCTCGGCCTGTTAGA GTTTGGGTTTTAGATTCTACTCCTGGAAAAGTTCGAGCTGGTGCAGATGGNNNNNNNNNNATCTCTTTCCTGAGTGCATTGCCAAAAGAG GTCTCTTCCAAACGGGATGTGATGGATGCTCTTGTTCAGGATGGCTTCTCAAAAGATGTGGCACag TGGGTGGTAACTAATCTTCGTCAGAATGGGGTTAACGGAGCATCATCGTCAAACTTCTCGTGGGTGTTCGATCTCAAGGGTATTGCAGAGATGTATCAATCATATGAAGAGACAAATCTGTG GAAGCTTGTGGAAGATGTTCCTCGAGGCgtacatattaattttcttaaagcaGAAAGAAGTTTACATAGATGGGCCCTGGAAGACCTTCGCAGGATCCACGTTGCTGAGGAACAAGCTGCTGAAGAGGGAGGGGGAGTTGAAATGCATGTCCTTGAAGATGCTGGCCATTGG GTACATGCAGACAACCCAGATGGGCTTTTTAGAATTCTTTCATTCTCATTCCAAGGATTTTAG
- the LOC105175055 gene encoding uncharacterized protein LOC105175055 isoform X3, protein MCPSIRMTMVDERLAQTSIVVKPADILAYDLVQGADVRWSYILDKTAPQPPTAVLLHGILGSRKNWGTFARRLAKEFPKWQFLLVDLRCHGDSAYLKKRGPHTVASAARDVLKLLGQLKLTPRVVVGHSFGGKVALSMVDQVAKPLARPVRVWVLDSTPGKVRAGADGXXXISFLSALPKEVSSKRDVMDALVQDGFSKDVAQWVVTNLRQNGVNGASSSNFSWVFDLKGIAEMYQSYEETNLWKLVEDVPRGVHINFLKAERSLHRWALEDLRRIHVAEEQAAEEGGGVEMHVLEDAGHWVHADNPDGLFRILSFSFQGF, encoded by the exons ATGTGTCCAAGTATTCGCATGACAATGGTAGATGAGAGGCTAGCACAAACAAGTATTGTTGTGAAGCCTGCTGACattttg GCTTATGATCTTGTTCAAGGAGCAGAT GTGAGGTGGAGTTACATCTTGGACAAAACAGCGCCGCAGCCTCCAACTGCTGTTCTTTTGCATGGCATTCTAGGTAGCAGGAAAAATTGGG GAACTTTTGCTAGGAGATTGGCCAAAGAGTTCCCTAAATGGCAG TTTCTCCTCGTAGACCTGCGGTGTCATGGTGATTCAGCATATCTAAAGAAGAGAGGGCCTCATACTGTTGCATCAGCTGCTCGTGATGTTTTAAAGCTA CTTGGTCAGCTGAAGTTAACTCCTCGAGTGGTAGTTGGTCACAGCTTTGGTGGTAAAG TTGCATTGAGCATGGTGGATCAGGTTGCAAAACCACTAGCTCGGCCTGTTAGA GTTTGGGTTTTAGATTCTACTCCTGGAAAAGTTCGAGCTGGTGCAGATGGNNNNNNNNNNATCTCTTTCCTGAGTGCATTGCCAAAAGAG GTCTCTTCCAAACGGGATGTGATGGATGCTCTTGTTCAGGATGGCTTCTCAAAAGATGTGGCACag TGGGTGGTAACTAATCTTCGTCAGAATGGGGTTAACGGAGCATCATCGTCAAACTTCTCGTGGGTGTTCGATCTCAAGGGTATTGCAGAGATGTATCAATCATATGAAGAGACAAATCTGTG GAAGCTTGTGGAAGATGTTCCTCGAGGCgtacatattaattttcttaaagcaGAAAGAAGTTTACATAGATGGGCCCTGGAAGACCTTCGCAGGATCCACGTTGCTGAGGAACAAGCTGCTGAAGAGGGAGGGGGAGTTGAAATGCATGTCCTTGAAGATGCTGGCCATTGG GTACATGCAGACAACCCAGATGGGCTTTTTAGAATTCTTTCATTCTCATTCCAAGGATTTTAG
- the LOC105175047 gene encoding uncharacterized protein LOC105175047 — protein MGAGAGAGAGGDHNYCFLDEKRWHQPQPQPHHHLRLLLNFPPGNINSISALVVDHHQLRFSDDYHSNNLLLEEGDDHVHNDDDDETAHNHPHHHTIYWESQQFLLQEILDQCNSSGSKLKENIKRNIEIARDSDFCNCMDKSLRGCIKCLRRAAVNQLCNKGFNAALCTSKWKKTDKMPGGTHEYIEVIACTQGRRKQIPILVELGFRDEFRMAKASDEYNKLIDQLPEIYTGKLQHLNAIIRVVCEAAKKSAEEHKIHMGPWRKRSFMQMKWSASSERRSFHYPSNELLVSSSGQETVNAAISSFQLHMASTVRVA, from the exons ATGGGTGCGGGTGCGGGTGCGGGTGCAGGTGGggatcataattattgttttcttgatgagaAGAGATGGCATCAGCCTCAGCCTCAgcctcatcatcatctcagATTGTTGCTCAACTTCCCCCCCGGAAACATTAATAGCATTTCTGCTCTTGTTGTTGATCATCATCAACTCAGATTTTCTGATGATTATCACagtaataatttgttattagaaGAAGGTGATGATCATGTTCAtaatgacgatgatgatgagacTGCTCATAATCACCCACACCACCACACAATTTACTGGGAATCCCAACAATTTCTCCTTCAG GAGATATTGGATCAATGCAACTCAAGTGGTTCAAAATTGAAGGAAAACATAAAAAGGAACATAGAGATAGCTAGAGATTCCGACTTTTGTAATTGCATGGACAAGAGCTTGAGAGGCTGCATTAAGTGCCTACGCCGAGCAGCTGTCAATCAGCTGTGCAACAAAGGCTTCAATGCTGCCCTCTGCACATCCAAGTGGAAAAAAACTGATAAAATGCCCGGAGGGACGCATGAGTACATTGAAGTCATTGCTTGCACACAGGGGAGAAGGAAACAGATCCCAATCTTGGTAGAATTAGGGTTCCGGGATGAGTTTCGGATGGCAAAAGCCTCTGATGagtataataaattgatcgaTCAACTGCCTGAAATCTACACAGGAAAACTCCAACACCTCAATGCCATTATTCGTGTAGTTTGTGAGGCAGCCAAGAAGTCAGCTGAAGAGCATAAAATTCATATGGGTCCCTGGAGAAAGAGAAGCTTTATGCAAATGAAATGGTCTGCATCCAGTGAAAGGAGATCGTTTCATTATCCCTCAAATGAACTTTTGGTCAGTTCATCAGGGCAGGAAACTGTAAATGCTGCAATATCAAGCTTCCAACTTCACATGGCATCAACCGTAAGAGTAGCTTAA
- the LOC105175071 gene encoding uncharacterized protein LOC105175071, whose translation MAIAAPKLTTTGLFSAAPSHRPLPSHHFPLLTKPTPKIPLTSSRTSIRLITCKATEVSPPSSSSSSVAADDGKNWVPVVPLAALPKGERRVIIQDGETILLLWYKDDVYAIENRSPAEGAYSEGLLNAKLTQDGCIVCPTTDSTFDLRSGDIKEWYPKNPVLRALTPPLRTLFVYPVKTDGENIYISMSGSLQSDASTEIVFSGKAQPGVTASDVNVDEVKMIIDEDLEGFGFTRKNELINGKAAVIGFLLLLDFELLTGRGLLKGTGFLDFIYSISNALQ comes from the exons ATGGCCATTGCAGCCCCCAAACTCACCACCACCGGCCTTTTCTCTGCCGCCCCATCCCACAGACCGCTACCCTCCCACCATTTCCCCCTTCTCACAAAACCCACTCCCAAGATTCCTCTAACATCCTCCCGCACCAGCATTAGGCTCATCACTTGCAAGGCCACTGAGGTATCACCACCATCGTCTTCATCATCCTCAGTCGCGGCTGATGATGGCAAGAACTGGGTCCCTGTGGTGCCTCTGGCTGCGCTGCCCAAAGGAGAACGGCGCGTCATCATACAAGATGGGGAGACTATACTGCTGTTATGGTATAAAGATGACGTTTATGCAATAGAGAACAGGTCTCCTGCAGAGGGTGCCTATTCTGAAGGCTTGCTCAATGCTAAGCTCACTCAG GATGGATGTATCGTGTGCCCGACAACTGATAGCACATTTGATTTGCGAAGCGGAGACATTAAAGAGTGGTATCCTAAGAATCCTGTGCTTCGAGCCCTAACTCCCCCTCTGAGAACACTCTTTGTCTACCCTGTGAAAACTGACGGAGAGAATATCTACATAAGCATGAGTGGAAGCTTGCAATCTGATGCATCTACAGAGATAGTTTTTAGTGGGAAGGCTCAGCCTGGTGTAACGGCATCAGATGTCAATGTTGATGAG GTAAAGATGATCATTGATGAAGATCTTGAGGGTTTTGGTTTTACAAGGAAGAATGAGTTGATAAATGGAAAGGCAGCTGTAATTGGCTTCTTGTTGCTGTTGGATTTTGAACTATTAACTGGCAGAGGCCTACTCAAGGGAACTGGTTTCTTGGAtttcatttattctatttCAAATGCTCTGCAATAA
- the LOC105175081 gene encoding ethylene-responsive transcription factor ERF020: MSCSSDELAYANCHSTAASHKKFKGIRRRKWGKWVSEIRVPGTPQRLWLGSYAPPEAAAVAHDVAFYCLRGNSSPQNLNFPLVLPASARVGMSPRSVQKASSDAGLAVDARLLDSKNKSSFIEEGKKVNHLEEEHNTWQRNGGNWGGETSGWPLTTDEEQLSVSVEDYL; encoded by the exons ATGAGCTGTTCTTCAGATGAACTTGCTTATGCCAACTGCCATTCCACCGCAGCATCCCACAAGAAATTCAAAGGGATTCGTCGCCGGAAATGGGGCAAATGGGTGTCCGAGATCAGGGTTCCCGGCACGCCGCAGCGACTGTGGCTCGGTTCCTATGCCCCCCCCGAGGCCGCCGCCGTTGCACATGACGTCGCATTCTACTGTCTCCGAGGAAACTCTTCCCCGCAAAAT CTCAATTTTCCTTTGGTATTACCCGCCAGCGCGAGGGTCGGGATGTCGCCGCGGTCGGTGCAGAAGGCATCGTCCGACGCTGGTTTGGCTGTCGATGCGAGATTGTTAGACTCAAAAAACAAGTCAAGTTTTATTGAAGAGGGGAAGAAAGTGAATCATTTGGAGGAAGAACACAACACATGGCAGCGAAATGGTGGCAACTGGGGAGGCGAAACGAGCGGTTGGCCGCTGACAACTGACGAGGAGCAGCTTAGCGTTTCAGTCGAAGATTATCTTTAG
- the LOC105175091 gene encoding embryonic protein DC-8-like isoform X2, with product MASRQEENAEAAARVAVDKLSDVNKERRHEQVAELEYQRPDNYQQAPESRGTGVLGGILKSVGDTFEQLKGTVTSKTDSTDYTTGTMGKTGHYTDYAADQAMGKAGEDKDYASEKAKETKDAAIGKADECIDSAVEKAMETKDSAMDKAEKAKEITMHKAGEYASYASDKTGEYKDYAVDQVKKSADTVTETVSEYTKYTAAKAKEESGAVATRMTELKESATAAARRARDYFTGNARDLDQKALEGGDINEEKYGETEFKARQKMQELKLNEEGVYDEAKQRAAADWDTAADRKLVPLVNTVDQKGGRRWWKTSEVLLALQLCPL from the exons ATGGCTTCAAGACAAGAAGAGAATGCTGAAGCAGCGGCCCGAGTTGCTGTAGACAAGCTCAGTGATGTGAACAAAGAGAGGAGGCATGAACAGGTAGCTGAGCTCGAGTATCAGCGTCCAGATAATTATCAACAGGCACCTGAAAGCAGAGGAACTGGGGTTCTTGGCGGCATACTCAAATCTGTGGGAGATACGTTTGAGCAACTTAAGGGGACAGTTACTAGTAAAACTGACAGTACCGATTATACTACTGGAACGATGGGGAAAACAGGGCATTATACTGATTATGCAGCAGATCAGGCAATGGGAAAAGCCGGTGAAGATAAAGATTACGCTTCTGAGAAAGCCAAGGAAACCAAGGATGCCGCAATAGGAAAAGCAGACGAATGCATAGATTCCGCTGTGGAGAAGGCCATGGAGACCAAGGACTCTGCCATGGATAAAGCCGAAAAGGCGAAAGAAATTACAATGCACAAGGCAGGTGAATACGCAAGCTATGCATCAGATAAAACAGGTGAGTATAAGGATTATGCTGTGGATCAGGTAAAGAAATCTGCTGATACTGTAACGGAGACAGTCAGCGAGTATACCAAGTACACGGCTGCGAAAGCAAAAGAAGAGTCGGGTGCTGTTGCCACTAGAATGACTGAGCTGAAGGAGTCGGCCACGGCTGCAGCACGGAGAGCTAGGGACTACTTTACTGGGAACGCAAGAGATCTTGATCAGAAAGCTCTAGAAGGCGGCGATATAAATGAG GAGAAATACGGGGAAACTGAATTCAAAGCTAGACAAAAGATGCAAGAGCTGAAGCTAAACGAAGAGGGTGTCTACGATGAGGCTAAGCAGAGGGCTGCAGCAGACTGGGACACAGCGGCTGATAG GAAGCTCGTGCCTCTCGTGAATACGGTGGACCAAAAAGGGGGGAGAAGATGGTGGAAGACATCGGAGGTCCTACTGGCCCTGCAGCTGTGCCCACTATGA
- the LOC105175091 gene encoding embryonic protein DC-8-like isoform X1 translates to MASRQEENAEAAARVAVDKLSDVNKERRHEQVAELEYQRPDNYQQAPESRGTGVLGGILKSVGDTFEQLKGTVTSKTDSTDYTTGTMGKTGHYTDYAADQAMGKAGEDKDYASEKAKETKDAAIGKADECIDSAVEKAMETKDSAMDKAEKAKEITMHKAGEYASYASDKTGEYKDYAVDQVKKSADTVTETVSEYTKYTAAKAKEESGAVATRMTELKESATAAARRARDYFTGNARDLDQKALEGGDINEEKYGETEFKARQKMQELKLNEEGVYDEAKQRAAADWDTAADRGIAAKKNIYGAVGSVKEAIKDKLTYPTDIVQEARASREYGGPKRGEKMVEDIGGPTGPAAVPTMRTSD, encoded by the exons ATGGCTTCAAGACAAGAAGAGAATGCTGAAGCAGCGGCCCGAGTTGCTGTAGACAAGCTCAGTGATGTGAACAAAGAGAGGAGGCATGAACAGGTAGCTGAGCTCGAGTATCAGCGTCCAGATAATTATCAACAGGCACCTGAAAGCAGAGGAACTGGGGTTCTTGGCGGCATACTCAAATCTGTGGGAGATACGTTTGAGCAACTTAAGGGGACAGTTACTAGTAAAACTGACAGTACCGATTATACTACTGGAACGATGGGGAAAACAGGGCATTATACTGATTATGCAGCAGATCAGGCAATGGGAAAAGCCGGTGAAGATAAAGATTACGCTTCTGAGAAAGCCAAGGAAACCAAGGATGCCGCAATAGGAAAAGCAGACGAATGCATAGATTCCGCTGTGGAGAAGGCCATGGAGACCAAGGACTCTGCCATGGATAAAGCCGAAAAGGCGAAAGAAATTACAATGCACAAGGCAGGTGAATACGCAAGCTATGCATCAGATAAAACAGGTGAGTATAAGGATTATGCTGTGGATCAGGTAAAGAAATCTGCTGATACTGTAACGGAGACAGTCAGCGAGTATACCAAGTACACGGCTGCGAAAGCAAAAGAAGAGTCGGGTGCTGTTGCCACTAGAATGACTGAGCTGAAGGAGTCGGCCACGGCTGCAGCACGGAGAGCTAGGGACTACTTTACTGGGAACGCAAGAGATCTTGATCAGAAAGCTCTAGAAGGCGGCGATATAAATGAG GAGAAATACGGGGAAACTGAATTCAAAGCTAGACAAAAGATGCAAGAGCTGAAGCTAAACGAAGAGGGTGTCTACGATGAGGCTAAGCAGAGGGCTGCAGCAGACTGGGACACAGCGGCTGATAG GGGAATTGCGGCCAAAAAAAACATCTATGGTGCTGTAGGAAGCGTGAAGGAGGCCATTAAGGATAAGCTAACATATCCAACGGACATCGTGCAGGAAGCTCGTGCCTCTCGTGAATACGGTGGACCAAAAAGGGGGGAGAAGATGGTGGAAGACATCGGAGGTCCTACTGGCCCTGCAGCTGTGCCCACTATGAGAACCTCTGATTAG
- the LOC105175113 gene encoding 11-beta-hydroxysteroid dehydrogenase-like 5, with translation MDLINSLLNFVVPPASLLMLAFTWPTLFFITTCEWLYNTYLNSENMENKVVLITGASSGIGEQIAYQYAKRGANLVLVARREHRLRGISENARRLGAPNVLIMAADVVKEEECRRFINETINYYGRVDHLVNTVSLGHTFYFEEASDSSVFPILMDINFWGNVYPTYVALPYLRESNGRIIVNASVENWLPLPRMSLYSAAKSALINFYETLRFEVKNEVGITVATHGWIGTEMTRGKFMVEEGAEMQWKEEREVHVTGGPVEEFAKQIVSGACRGDPYVKYPSWYDIFFLYRVFAPKVLDWTFRFLLTNGGARRTSFIGTGRPLLETSSPRRSAVMEGSSPRRLPPGPLTFSPAFQQQKSE, from the exons ATGGATCTGATCAACAGTCTGCTCAACTTTGTTGTGCCACCAGCAAGCCTTCTCATGCTGGCCTTTACTTGGCCCACTCTCTTCTTCATCACCACCTGTGAATGGCTTTACAACACTTACCTTAACAGTGAAAACATGGAGAACAAAGTGGTTCTCATCACTGGTGCTTCTTCTGGGATTGGTGAG CAAATTGCTTATCAATATGCGAAGAGAGGGGCCAATCTTGTACTGGTTGCACGAAGAGAGCACAGGTTACGAGGAATAAGTGAGAATGCAAGAAGGTTGGGGGCGCCAAATGTGTTGATAATGGCTGCTGATGTTGTCAAGGAGGAAGAATGCAGGAGATTTATCAACGAAACAATCAACTATTACGGACGTG TGGATCATCTAGTCAACACTGTCAGTCTTGGACATACTTTCTACTTCGAGGAAGCTTCAGACTCGAGTGTGTTTCCCATTTTAATG GATATAAACTTTTGGGGCAATGTATATCCAACCTATGTGGCGCTGCCTTATCTTCGGGAGAGTAATGGCCGTATAATAGTGAATGCCTCAGTTGAAAATTGGTTGCCTCTGCCAAGGATGAGCTTGTACTCT GCTGCGAAATCAGCACTCATAAACTTTTATGAAACGCTGAGATTTGAAGTGAAGAATGAAGTCGGGATAACGGTTGCAACACATGGTTGGATCGGTACTGAAATGACCAGGGGTAAGTTCATGGTGGAGGAAGGCGCAGAAATGCAGTGGAAGGAAGAAAGGGAA GTACATGTAACTGGCGGGCCAGTGGAAGAGTTTGCCAAGCAAATTGTTTCAGGAGCTTGCAGGGGAGATCCATACGTGAAATATCCAAGCTGGTACGACATATTCTTCCTGTACAGGGTTTTCGCTCCCAAAGTCCTGGACTGGACATTCCGCTTTCTTTTGACAAATGGTGGTGCCAGAAGAACTTCTTTCATCGGCACGGGGAGGCCACTTCTTGAGACTTCCTCTCCTAGGAGGAGTGCGGTTATGGAGGGTTCCTCCCCTAGGAGACTTCCTCCAGGCCCTCTGACCTTTTCCCCAGCCTTTCAGCAGCAGAAAAGCGAGTGA